The sequence below is a genomic window from Uranotaenia lowii strain MFRU-FL chromosome 2, ASM2978415v1, whole genome shotgun sequence.
CGAGTAATGCAAAACAGCGTCGTTACTGTGGTTGCATCGGTAACGATTGGAAATTTTGAGGCAAACGAAGCGATTATCAGTAACCCTGTTTTCAAACAGTGCTCAGTTTTTTCGGTAAAGTACAAAAATGGTGCAGCGAATgtctatttgcctgacctaggaGCTGGGCAACACTTCTAGCCGCACGGAAACAAATTCACTAAACATTTCAGCGAATGTTTTATTCAATGAATtcgtttattcaaatttttgtttaatatatCACACGCATTAATCGCATATCCATTAATATAATTGTGTTTGTGGCTCAACAATTTCTGGCGCTTTTTCATATCAATcattaacttttaaaattcaaatcgatTTCTGTAATCAAAAGTTTTCATCTATATCGATTGAGATCAGCACTCTTCTCTAAGAGCAACAAGTTTGCAGCTTTTACCAAACAACTTAAttgttttaaagaattttgaaattaccaaaatatattctgaaaattctttaaaaaaataacaaaaactattaGACAAAGGCGTTACGTGAAATTTCCTGCTTCTTTAATGTTTCCTCGCATTTACTTTCAATTCAATAGTTCTTCTGATGAAGTTCCAAAATTGTTTAGGTATTATAGAAGTGACTCGTTGACTGGTTGCATTGCGAATCTTTTTCtgtattaaattgaaataaaaagtaataagcACTGAGGTGGTCTAGCGTATAGGCTGGCTCAAGTCTTGTAAGCccggcgtactgggttcgattcccgataTTGTCTAGACAAaattttgggttcgaatcccataagtttgCCGACAGATTAAATgtgtttcaatataaaaataaatatataaactaAATATTCCAGAGGGAACAAACCTGTGGGTAATCTGAAGAGTCTATATGGTATGTGGGATGTAAAACAttctttttgtttgacaatGAAGCTATTGAGGTGTTCTGAAAAAAGGCTGCTTTTTTCTCTCACGGTTGGTTTGGAATTGGAACTTATAGTAACTTTTTATTGTTTCGTCAAGATTGTCCGTTCTTCAAATTCTCCCATTGACTGCACTGAATTTCTGTAAACCTGTGTACCTTCCACAGCCATCTTTAATCAACTTCTTCGTTCcgtttaataaattaaaacaacagCACGCTCTCGAATTCCCTACCTCCACTCAATAGTGTCCTCCGTACCAATATTTGGCCGGAGCTGGAATATAGTTGTTCCACCCATGACCGTAGATACCGGTCCCGTAGAAGGAGGCATACTTCCAAGGATCTACTCCTCCCAGATTGGCCTGGACCACCGTTTTCTGGTACGGATTCGCCGGATGAACTGCTACAGCTTGCGTTGTTgcgactgctgctgctgctggagcGTGCACATGAGTGGCGATCGCTGCAGCAGGAACTCCCCAAGTTGCAGCTGCAGCTGCCGAGTGTCCATGGTGGGTCCAGGGATCCCACGAGTAGGCACTCTTGGCGGCCACATGCGGGAACGCGTACCCATCATTGTTGGCCTGAACTACCGTTGGTCGGTGGCCATCGTGGTACGAGTAGGTTCCAGAATACGGCACAGGTGGAGCCACCGGTGGAGCTATC
It includes:
- the LOC129745014 gene encoding uncharacterized protein LOC129745014, translating into MKILVAIAILTVGVARASYYPAFYPGYNPYAALSALGLYHPWIAPPVAPPVPYSGTYSYHDGHRPTVVQANNDGYAFPHVAAKSAYSWDPWTHHGHSAAAAATWGVPAAAIATHVHAPAAAAVATTQAVAVHPANPYQKTVVQANLGGVDPWKYASFYGTGIYGHGWNNYIPAPAKYWYGGHY